The following are encoded in a window of Streptomyces sp. SAT1 genomic DNA:
- a CDS encoding HoxN/HupN/NixA family nickel/cobalt transporter has translation MTAAPGSAPPLPATTGPKGPLWHRVRTSMTRQEWTRVGGMAAFVLALHVIGWFTLVWIVAPEHYSLGTKSFGIGIGVTAYTLGMRHAFDADHIAAIDNTTRKLMHEGQRPLSVGFWFSLGHSSVVFGLAFLLSLGVRALAGPVQDDDSRLHDITGLIGTTVSGAFLYVIAAVNLVILAGIWKVFREMRSGHFDEAALEEQLGSRGLMNRILGRFMKSITKPWQMYPLGLLFGLGFDTATEIALLVLAGSGAASGLPWYAILCLPVLFAAGMSLLDTIDGSFMNFAYGWAFSKPVRKVYYNLTITGLSVAVALIIGTVELLGLLADKLDLHGAFWDWVGGLDLNVIGFVVVGLFFVTWVLALVVWKVGRIEEKWTADLAAPADSPAE, from the coding sequence ATGACGGCCGCCCCTGGTTCCGCTCCGCCCCTCCCCGCCACGACCGGGCCGAAAGGCCCGCTCTGGCACCGCGTCCGCACCTCGATGACGCGGCAGGAGTGGACCAGGGTCGGCGGGATGGCCGCCTTCGTGCTCGCCCTGCATGTGATCGGCTGGTTCACGCTCGTCTGGATCGTGGCGCCGGAGCACTACAGCCTGGGCACCAAGTCGTTCGGCATCGGCATCGGCGTGACCGCCTACACCCTGGGCATGCGGCACGCCTTCGACGCCGACCACATCGCCGCCATCGACAACACCACCCGCAAGCTGATGCACGAGGGGCAGCGCCCGCTCTCCGTCGGCTTCTGGTTCTCGCTCGGCCACTCCAGCGTCGTCTTCGGCCTGGCCTTCCTGCTCTCCCTGGGCGTCCGGGCGCTGGCCGGACCCGTGCAGGACGACGACTCCCGGCTGCACGACATCACCGGCCTGATCGGCACGACGGTCTCGGGCGCCTTCCTGTACGTCATCGCCGCCGTCAACCTGGTCATCCTGGCCGGCATCTGGAAGGTGTTCCGCGAGATGCGCTCGGGCCACTTCGACGAGGCCGCCCTGGAGGAGCAGCTCGGCAGCCGGGGCCTGATGAACCGCATCCTCGGCCGGTTCATGAAGTCGATCACCAAGCCGTGGCAGATGTACCCGCTGGGCCTGCTCTTCGGCCTCGGCTTCGACACGGCCACCGAGATCGCCCTGCTGGTGCTCGCGGGCTCCGGCGCCGCCTCCGGGCTGCCCTGGTACGCGATCCTGTGCCTGCCCGTGCTGTTCGCGGCCGGCATGTCGCTGCTGGACACGATCGACGGCTCGTTCATGAACTTCGCCTACGGCTGGGCGTTCTCCAAGCCGGTCCGCAAGGTCTACTACAACCTCACCATCACCGGTCTGTCCGTGGCCGTCGCCCTGATCATCGGCACGGTCGAACTGCTGGGCCTGCTCGCCGACAAACTCGATCTGCACGGCGCCTTCTGGGACTGGGTCGGGGGTCTGGACCTGAACGTCATCGGCTTCGTCGTCGTCGGTCTGTTCTTCGTCACCTGGGTGCTCGCCCTGGTCGTCTGGAAGGTCGGCCGGATCGAGGAGAAGTGGACGGCGGACCTGGCCGCCCCCGCCGACTCCCCGGCCGAGTGA
- a CDS encoding glycoside hydrolase family 15 protein yields the protein MADTPSPSSAPGTRRYVPIADHGLIGDLRTVALVGTDGTIDWYCCPSFDSPSVFAAVLDAEKGGCFELAAADEAARTKQFYFPDTNVLITRFFTEDGVGEVQDFMPVCGDDGEAERHRLIRRTVCVRGTVRFRARVAPRFGYGADPHTVRVQGQLALFESAHSALALTATAPLETEGPDVRADFKLTEGESAVFALDQVGGEVAPRRCARAEADEQFAATVAYWRRWIAQSRYRGRWREMVHRSALTLKLLTYAPSGAIVAAPTTSLPERIGGERNWDYRYVWVRDAAFAVYALLRLGFTGEAAAFMRFLTRHISPGDGRATGPLQIMYGIDGRTDLPERELTHLEGHQGSAPVRVGNAAAGQLQLDIYGALIDSIYLYDKWAEPISSAQWDDVCALVDWVCDHWDQPDEGVWETRGGRRNFLYSRLMCWVAVERAVRLANRRGLPADLPRWQRGRDAVYRRIMDRGWSERRGAFVQYEGGDVLDAAVLMMPLAKFIAPTDPKWLSTLDALTEDLVSDSLVYRYDPRTSPDGLRGEEGTFSICSFWYVEALTRAGRLDEARLAFEKMLTYANHLGLFAEEIGRTGEQQGNFPQAFTHLSLISAAYNLDRALG from the coding sequence ATGGCCGACACACCCAGCCCGTCATCCGCGCCGGGCACGCGGCGGTACGTGCCGATCGCCGACCACGGCCTGATCGGCGACCTGCGCACGGTCGCCCTGGTCGGCACCGACGGCACCATCGACTGGTACTGCTGCCCCTCCTTCGACTCCCCGAGCGTCTTCGCCGCCGTGCTGGACGCCGAGAAGGGCGGCTGCTTCGAACTCGCCGCGGCCGACGAGGCCGCCCGCACCAAGCAGTTCTACTTCCCCGACACGAACGTGCTGATCACCCGCTTCTTCACCGAGGACGGCGTCGGCGAGGTGCAGGACTTCATGCCGGTGTGCGGCGACGACGGCGAGGCCGAACGGCACCGCCTGATCCGGCGCACGGTGTGCGTGCGCGGCACCGTGCGGTTCCGCGCGCGCGTCGCGCCGCGCTTCGGCTACGGCGCCGACCCGCACACCGTGCGCGTCCAGGGCCAGCTGGCGCTGTTCGAGTCCGCGCACTCCGCCCTCGCCCTGACGGCGACCGCGCCGCTGGAGACCGAGGGACCGGACGTACGGGCCGACTTCAAACTCACCGAGGGCGAGTCCGCGGTCTTCGCCCTGGACCAGGTGGGCGGCGAGGTCGCCCCGCGCCGCTGCGCCCGCGCCGAGGCCGACGAGCAGTTCGCCGCCACCGTCGCCTACTGGCGGCGCTGGATCGCGCAGTCCCGCTACCGGGGCCGCTGGCGGGAGATGGTGCACCGCTCCGCGCTCACCCTGAAGCTCCTCACCTACGCGCCGAGCGGCGCCATCGTCGCCGCGCCCACCACCAGCCTGCCCGAGCGGATCGGCGGCGAGCGCAACTGGGACTACCGCTACGTCTGGGTGCGCGACGCCGCGTTCGCCGTCTACGCCTTGCTGCGCCTCGGCTTCACCGGCGAGGCCGCCGCCTTCATGCGCTTCCTGACCCGCCACATCAGCCCCGGCGACGGCCGCGCCACGGGCCCGCTCCAGATCATGTACGGCATCGACGGCCGCACCGATCTGCCCGAGCGCGAACTGACCCATCTGGAGGGCCACCAGGGCTCCGCCCCGGTCCGGGTCGGCAACGCCGCCGCCGGCCAGCTCCAGCTCGACATCTACGGCGCCCTGATCGACTCCATCTACCTCTACGACAAATGGGCCGAGCCGATCTCCAGCGCCCAGTGGGACGACGTGTGCGCACTGGTCGACTGGGTGTGCGACCACTGGGACCAGCCCGACGAGGGCGTCTGGGAGACCCGCGGCGGGCGCCGGAACTTCCTCTACTCGCGCCTGATGTGCTGGGTGGCCGTCGAACGCGCCGTCCGGCTGGCCAACCGCCGCGGCCTGCCCGCCGACCTGCCGCGCTGGCAGCGCGGCCGGGACGCCGTCTACCGCCGGATCATGGACCGCGGCTGGTCCGAGCGGCGCGGGGCGTTCGTCCAGTACGAGGGCGGCGACGTGCTGGACGCCGCCGTGCTGATGATGCCGCTGGCCAAGTTCATCGCGCCCACCGACCCCAAGTGGCTGTCCACCCTCGACGCCCTCACCGAGGACCTGGTCTCCGACTCGCTCGTCTACCGCTACGACCCGCGCACCAGCCCCGACGGACTGCGCGGCGAGGAGGGCACCTTCTCGATCTGCTCCTTCTGGTACGTGGAGGCGCTGACCCGCGCGGGCCGTCTGGACGAGGCGCGCCTCGCCTTCGAGAAGATGCTCACCTACGCCAACCACCTGGGCCTGTTCGCCGAGGAGATCGGCCGCACCGGCGAACAGCAGGGCAACTTTCCACAGGCCTTCACCCACCTGTCCCTGATCAGCGCCGCCTACAACCTGGACCGCGCCCTCGGCTGA
- a CDS encoding DUF5709 domain-containing protein, which translates to MSTDPMADDAYQPTGTNEEQEDAAPLDLEDAVGERTYDDLLDEGYSPPEKPLGVDKYGTTAAEQHEGESLDQRLAQERPDADEPAGDGVGDLPGGTGEPVDPQAGGARAGRLVAPDEGAHADTTKEEVAADAGVDGGAAGAEEAAVHIVEDDGALPDEDTGP; encoded by the coding sequence GTGAGCACCGATCCGATGGCCGACGACGCCTACCAGCCCACCGGTACGAACGAGGAGCAGGAGGACGCCGCGCCGCTGGACCTGGAGGACGCGGTCGGCGAGCGGACCTACGACGACCTGCTCGACGAGGGCTACTCGCCGCCGGAGAAGCCGCTCGGCGTCGACAAGTACGGCACGACCGCCGCCGAGCAGCACGAGGGCGAGAGCCTCGACCAGCGGCTCGCCCAGGAGCGCCCCGACGCGGACGAACCGGCCGGCGACGGCGTCGGCGACCTGCCCGGCGGCACGGGCGAACCGGTCGACCCGCAGGCGGGCGGCGCGCGCGCCGGGCGCCTGGTCGCCCCCGACGAGGGCGCGCACGCCGACACCACCAAGGAGGAGGTCGCCGCCGACGCCGGCGTCGACGGGGGCGCCGCCGGTGCGGAGGAGGCCGCCGTGCACATCGTCGAGGACGACGGCGCCCTCCCCGACGAGGACACCGGGCCCTGA
- a CDS encoding chitosanase, giving the protein MVHANPDSATPAGASRRTVLALLGASLAAVPLLGAVPQATAAPAAAPGLDDPAKKEIAMKLVSSAENSSLDWKVQYTYIEDIDDGRGYTAGIIGFCSGTGDMLDLVQLYTDRKPGNVLAKYLPALRKVNGSDSHSGLGSAFVSAWHTAAKDSAFQQAQNDERDRVYFNPAVSQGKSDGLRALGQFAYYDAIVMHGDGDDSTSFRNIRKRALRSAKPPAQGGDETAYLNAFLDARVWAMKQEEAHSDTSRVDTAQRVFLRKGNLDLKPPLDWKVYGDSYHIG; this is encoded by the coding sequence GTGGTGCACGCGAACCCTGATTCGGCCACACCGGCCGGCGCCTCCCGGCGTACCGTCCTCGCTCTCCTCGGCGCCTCGCTGGCCGCCGTCCCGCTGCTCGGTGCCGTCCCGCAGGCGACGGCGGCCCCGGCCGCGGCGCCGGGCCTAGACGACCCGGCGAAGAAGGAGATCGCCATGAAGCTGGTGTCGAGCGCGGAGAACTCCTCGCTCGACTGGAAGGTCCAGTACACCTACATCGAGGACATCGACGACGGCCGCGGCTACACCGCCGGCATCATCGGCTTCTGCTCCGGGACCGGCGACATGCTCGACCTGGTGCAGCTCTACACCGACCGCAAACCGGGCAACGTGCTGGCGAAGTACCTGCCCGCGCTGCGCAAGGTCAACGGCAGCGACTCGCACTCCGGCCTGGGCTCGGCGTTCGTCTCGGCCTGGCACACCGCGGCCAAGGACAGCGCCTTCCAGCAGGCCCAGAACGACGAGCGGGACCGGGTGTACTTCAACCCGGCGGTCTCCCAGGGCAAGAGCGACGGGCTGCGCGCGCTCGGCCAGTTCGCCTACTACGACGCCATCGTCATGCACGGCGACGGCGACGACTCCACCAGCTTCCGCAACATCCGCAAGCGGGCGCTGCGCAGCGCCAAGCCGCCGGCGCAGGGCGGCGACGAGACGGCGTACCTGAACGCGTTCCTCGACGCGCGGGTGTGGGCCATGAAGCAGGAGGAGGCGCACAGCGACACCAGCAGGGTCGACACCGCGCAGCGGGTGTTCCTGCGCAAGGGCAACCTCGACCTGAAGCCGCCGCTGGACTGGAAGGTGTACGGCGACTCGTACCACATCGGCTGA